In Symphalangus syndactylus isolate Jambi chromosome 9, NHGRI_mSymSyn1-v2.1_pri, whole genome shotgun sequence, the genomic stretch aggcaggagaatggcgtgaacccgggaggtggagcttgcagtgagccgagattgcgagaCTGCGctactgcagtctggcctgggcgacggagcgagactccgtctcaaaaaaaaaaaaaaaaatacaattagccaggtgtgaagtcacgcgcctgtagtcccagctactcagaaggctgaggcgggaggattggttgagtccAACCAAgcaggtggagactgcagtgagctatgattgtaccactgccctccagcctgggtgacagaccaagactgtctcaaaaaaaaaaaaaaaaaaaaaaaagaaaatgtaaaagagaacACGGGGATTCTACATAAGATGTTCAGAGGAGACTTTCAGATAAGATAAATTTTGTCTTTGCTCCATTGCTAACTGGGTGCCCTGAGAGACCCAGATTCTTCACCTTATCCAGGCTGTAAAAGGAGTTGAAGATTCGATGCAATTAAAGTGGCAGGGTTTAgcaaatccttttttaaaatatataattactcgaacaacatgggtttgaaatCAGCAAATCTTAATTCCCTGTGCAAATGTGAGTGATTTCCCACGTCCCTTACAGGAAGATGAGAAACAGGAGGCGAGACTTAGGCTGGAGTCCCAGATGGGAGGAACCTCCAACCCATAGAAAACAGACTTTGAGCCTGGGGAAGGGACAGTGGCTCTCATGCCTtttgggaggcttaagtgggaggatcgcttgggcccaggagttccagaccagcctgcacaacatagcgagatcgtctctacaaaaaattacaaaaagccaggcgtggtggtgtgcgcctgtaatcccagctactcgggaggctgaggcaggagaatcgcttgaagccaggagttggaggcggcagtgagcaatgatagcaccactgcactccagcctgggcgacagagtgaggctctgtctctaaagaagcaaaaaagaggccgggcacggtggctcacgcctgtaatcacagcactctgggaggctgaggcgagtggatcgtctgaggtcaggagtgcgagaccggcctgaccaacatggtgaaaccccgtctctactaaaaatacaaagaattacccggacgtggtggcgcacgcctataatcccagctactcgggaggctgagacaggagaatcgcttcaaccctggaggcggtggttgcagtgagccgagatcgtgccattgcactccagcctgggtgacagagcgagacttcgtctcaaaaaaaaaaaaaaaaaagcaaaaaagaaaacagccttggTTCCTGCAGAGGCTTCTAGAGCCTGGaattgaagaggaggaaaagggatTCCTTTCCGGTGGGAGATTGGTTTGGACCGTCTCAAGAATAGGGAGGAAAGAACAAAGCCCAGTTCGAAATCCCGCCCCCGGTTCTCTGAGTTACTTCAGGGCTCGAGTTCGAACCAATACAACTGTTACGTCATCGGAATCCAGCCAATCGCAGACGACAGAAGGAGGGCGTTCTGGTTGGTCTTTCAGCACACCAATCGGCGTATAGTTACGGCAGAAACAAAGACGCCCTAGCCAATGACAGAGGCCGCACGGCGGAAGTGTAGAAATGGACTCTCGGGAACATGGCACCATTAATCTGACCACAAGCTGACTGGCAGGTTCTTTGACCACAAGGCAAGCATCCTAGCGCAAGCGACCGTTTCGAGGCAGAAGCCCGACGGGGCCCGTGTCCGAGCTTAATGGGGGGCCGGAGACGCAAACACAGGTCTCCCAGGAAGCAGAAGGCGTCACAGGTCGCTCCGCAGGCGGCCGCTGCAGCTGGCGGCGTCTGGCGGGAGACAGGAGGCGGGCGTCTGGGAACGCCCGGAAGGGGCGAGGCCAGCGGCGGGGCGGGGCTTATGGAGATCGCGAGCTGGGCCTGAGGAGAAGGCCGGGTTGGGAGCTGCAAGGGGCCGGGTTTAGCGGGGTGGGCGTGACCGTCGAGGTGGGGCTTGGCGGGTCCGAAGGAACCTGGGGCAGAGCTGGAAGAGGGAAGGTCttgggggccctgggcctgggtcTGCGGGAACCCCATCTAGCGGGGTTCCAAGGCGGCGGCGGCGTCAGTCCAGGCCCTGCCCCGGGAGCTCATCTTGTCCCCTTTCGCCCCTCACGCCCCCCAGCTCTGACTCCAGGCCCTGTCCCCTGAGCTCTGCCCTCGGATGTCCGACCGCCCAGAGCCTGCATGCGCCGTGGGGCGCCCCAGGACCAGGAGCTGGTGGGTCCGGGGCCCCCTGGGCGGGGGTCCCGGGGCGCCCCTCCTCCCTTGGGACCCGTTGTCCCGGTCCTGGTCTTTCCCCCGGATCTAGTATTCAGGGCGGACCAGCGGAGCGGACCCCGACAGCTGTTGACCCTCTATAACCCCACAGGAACTGCGCTTCGCTTCCGAGGTAAAAGGATCGGCGCCTCGGGGGGCTGGTGGCCGGACACTGGGGGCCTGTGTTGGCTGGAGGAGTCAGATGGGTAGGGTTGGATGTCCAGCTTTGGTGGACTGGGAAAGTCATGTCCAGCCTCcggggcagaaggcagaggggacTCAAAGACCCACATGGCAGGgcttgtctgtgtgtgtctctatcCCCCAGTCCTGTGCACAGCACCTGCCAAATACACGGTGTTTGACGCGGAGGGATATGTGAAGCCCCAGTCTTGCATTGACATGTGAGTGAGCTGGGAGGGTGGGAAGGCTTGTGGAAGCCAGGGGTCGCTGCCACCTGTTGTCTGAGCTCTGAGACCTTCCCCTCTTTAACCTGTTTGCCCTACCCTCTCTGCCTGTGCCCCTAAGGGAGAGACTTCTGGGCGGAGGCCCAGATTTCCTTGGAACACTGCCTCATTCACTCCAATGGGCTTCTCTCCTACCTTGGGACCAGTGTGATTCGCCATGTGGCACCCATTCCCAGCCACTATGATGTCCAGGACCGCTTCCGCATTGAGCTGTCTGAGGAAGGAGCTGAGGGCCGAGTGGTGGGACGCAAGGACATTACCTCCGTTCTGAGAGCCCCAGCGTACCCCCTTGAGCTTCAGGGACAGCCAGATCCAGCGCCTCACCCAGGGCCTCCTGCTGGAACACCACCACCCACGGCCAGACACTTCCAGGAGCGTGAGTTGGGAGACTGGGATCTTGAGTTCTGTAGGGAGGGAGGAACTAGCATTTCCCTAGAGATGAGATAAATTGGATTTGAAGAAGTCTCCTGGTTCAGTCTTTTGTCTTTTGGTGAAAACATTTCTCCGAGTTGAGATTTTATATCAGGTGAGGGGGAAAAAGACTTACAGCTTCCCTGGTTTCTGACTTCtacttagaggaaaagcttcttCCTTGACTGTAACCACAGTACTTCCTATCATGTGGTAGCTCAGTTCAGTTCAATAAGAAACCTGTATTGAGCAATTAACCCTGTACCAAGTTGTGTGCTGGGTACGAGATCAACAGAGGTCCCTGCTTGTCGGATAGGTccacagaagagagaaaatgaatgctGAGGGACTGGAGGAGAGAGTTCTTGTGATGGTGGGGACAGAGGCTGTAGGAACGAGAGGACACTTGCAGTGTACCCCTGGAGGGCAGTAAAAAGTAGAtacagggtgcggtggctcacgcctataatcccagtgctttgggaggctgaggtgggctgataacctgagaccaggagtttaagaccagcctgaccaacatgatggaaccctgtctctactaaaaacacacaaaaattagctgggagtggtggctcgcacctgtaatcccagctagtcaagaggctaaggcagga encodes the following:
- the MOSPD3 gene encoding motile sperm domain-containing protein 3 isoform X5, coding for MGGRRRKHSSDSRPCPLSSALGCPTAQSLHAPWGAPGPGAGTALRFRVLCTAPAKYTVFDAEGYVKPQSCIDIVIRHVAPIPSHYDVQDRFRIELSEEGAEGRVVGRKDITSVLRAPAYPLELQGQPDPAPHPGPPAGTPPPTARHFQEHPRQQLATSSFLLFLLTGIVSVAFLLLPLQDELGSQLPQVLHVSLGQKLVAAYVLGLLTMVFLRT
- the MOSPD3 gene encoding motile sperm domain-containing protein 3 isoform X2; the encoded protein is MGGRRRKHSSDSRPCPLSSALGCPTAQSLHAPWGAPGPGAVFRADQRSGPRQLLTLYNPTGTALRFRVLCTAPAKYTVFDAEGYVKPQSCIDIVIRHVAPIPSHYDVQDRFRIELSEEGAEGRVVGRKDITSVLRAPAYPLELQGQPDPAPHPGPPAGTPPPTARHFQEHPRQQLATSSFLLFLLTGIVSVAFLLLPLQDELGSQLPQVLHVSLGQKLVAAYVLGLLTMVFLRT
- the MOSPD3 gene encoding motile sperm domain-containing protein 3 isoform X4; this translates as MRRGAPQDQELVGPGPPGRGSRGAPPPLGPVVPVLVFPPDLVFRADQRSGPRQLLTLYNPTGTALRFRVLCTAPAKYTVFDAEGYVKPQSCIDIHYDVQDRFRIELSEEGAEGRVVGRKDITSVLRAPAYPLELQGQPDPAPHPGPPAGTPPPTARHFQEHPRQQLATSSFLLFLLTGIVSVAFLLLPLQDELGSQLPQVLHVSLGQKLVAAYVLGLLTMVFLRT
- the MOSPD3 gene encoding motile sperm domain-containing protein 3 isoform X1, yielding MRRGAPQDQELVGPGPPGRGSRGAPPPLGPVVPVLVFPPDLVFRADQRSGPRQLLTLYNPTGTALRFRVLCTAPAKYTVFDAEGYVKPQSCIDIVIRHVAPIPSHYDVQDRFRIELSEEGAEGRVVGRKDITSVLRAPAYPLELQGQPDPAPHPGPPAGTPPPTARHFQEHPRQQLATSSFLLFLLTGIVSVAFLLLPLQDELGSQLPQVLHVSLGQKLVAAYVLGLLTMVFLRT
- the MOSPD3 gene encoding motile sperm domain-containing protein 3 isoform X3; the encoded protein is MRRGAPQDQELVGPGPPGRGSRGAPPPLGPVVPVLVFPPDLVFRADQRSGPRQLLTLYNPTGTALRFRVLCTAPAKYTVFDAEGYVKPQSCIDIVIRHVAPIPSHYDVQDRFRIELSEEGAEGRVVGRKDITSVLRAPAYPLELQGQPDPAPHPGPPAGTPPPTARHFQEHPRQQLATSSFLLFLLTGIVSVAFLLLPLQDELGSQCDAHTLPCLLPSSLSCLLLTPP